The proteins below are encoded in one region of Plectropomus leopardus isolate mb unplaced genomic scaffold, YSFRI_Pleo_2.0 unplaced_scaffold15784, whole genome shotgun sequence:
- the LOC121964496 gene encoding amyloid-beta A4 precursor protein-binding family B member 1-like — protein sequence MCSKIMMERKATKPGVSRLNSDPSNPVVIPIEEFPAPKNELFQRFHVYYLGCEAVSKPVGMDIINDALEAAVNSKDKNDWTPVSVNIAPATLTILSKQVTDNKPNENDVNYRREIQLFHVRG from the exons ATGTGTTCAAAG ATAATGATGGAGAGAAAGGCGACCAAGCCAGGAGTGAGCAGGCTCAACTCTGACCCGAGTAACCCAGTGGTCATCCCTATTGAAG AGTTTCCTGCTCCGAAAAATGAACTCTTCCAGCGCTTCCATGTTTATTACCTTGGTTGTGAGGCTGTGTCCAAGCCAGTTG GTATGGATATAATCAATGATGCGCTCGAGGCAGCAGTTAATAGCAAAGATAAAAACGACTGGACTCCTGTCTCTGTGAATATCGCACCAGCCACCCTCACAATACTTTCAAAACAGGTAACAGACAACAAACCGAACGAGAATGACGTAAACTACAGGAGGGAGATTCAGTTATTTCACGTCAGGGGCTGA